The Thunnus thynnus chromosome 2, fThuThy2.1, whole genome shotgun sequence genome includes a region encoding these proteins:
- the LOC137191463 gene encoding T-box transcription factor TBX3-like isoform X1 encodes MRSFSEQCVPGKLPQVFPTRARDAALQGTILSGPSLFPAIPLSSRGSSDPSMDASGDPMIHTSPPEQILRRPPDFREGGETAEDEPKVHLEASDLWRQFHKCGTEMVITKSGRRMFPPLKARCTGMDRKAKYILLMDIVAADDCRYKFHNSRWMVAGKADPEMPKRMYIHPDSPATGEQWMSKVVNFHKLKLTNNISDKHGFTILNSMHKYQPRFHIVKANDILKLPYSTFRTYVFSETEFIAVTAYQNDKITQLKIDNNPFAKGFRDTGNGRREKRKIQHSSQKCKEMRMTDMKPSSLQYSENSKSSDAHDSDSDKEDNVEDTAGEEESKTCKETDPEPKVSITERTVQSPAGTHRETDPTKSHVVNKITNAAGCCQPQDSEKERLRKLCSGCFYPPELNRHLRDPSINRVNTWYSCANIDGAAAPCGPSLASPVRTPGTPGFPMSLQQHALVQDLVSLSHFGGFLFYPYSSFPTASAQYLIPPVRSRADLGAYPGIHSQDYFTSPMIPSPVPPVGDAAGGFKYLIPDWLTLPKTEQKSSVDEAETAVTPSLKQAEH; translated from the exons ATGCGCAGCTTCTCGGAGCAGTGCGTCCCAGGCAAGTTACCGCAAGTTTTTCCTACAAGAGCCCGAGATGCGGCCCTTCAAGGGACTATCCTGTCTGGACCCTCGCTGTTCCCAGCCATCCCGTTATCCTCCCGGGGATCATCGGATCCCAGTATGGATGCCAGCGGGGACCCAATGATTCACACGTCGCCACCGGAGCAGATTTTGCGCAGGCCTCCCGACTTTCGTGAGGGAGGGGAGACGGCAGAGGATGAGCCGAAAGTGCATTTGGAAGCCAGCGACCTTTGGAGACAGTTCCACAAATGCGGCACTGAAATGGTCATTACAAAATCTGGGAG GCGCATGTTTCCGCCACTCAAGGCCAGGTGCACCGGGATGGACAGAAAAGCCAAATATATTCTTCTGATGGACATCGTGGCGGCTGATGACTGCAGGTACAAGTTTCATAACTCCCGCTGGATGGTGGCGGGGAAGGCGGACCCGGAGATGCCCAAACGCATGTACATCCACCCGGACAGTCCGGCCACAGGCGAGCAGTGGATGTCCAAAGTGGTCAACTTCCACAAACTGAAGCTGACCAACAACATATCGGACAAGCATGGATTT ACAATCCTCAACTCGATGCACAAATATCAACCGAGATTTCATATCGTGAAGGCAAACGACATCCTGAAACTGCCTTACAGCACCTTCAGGACATACGTCTTCTCTGAGACAGAGTTCATCGCAGTAACAGCTTATCAGAATGATAAA ATCACACAGTTGAAAATCGACAACAATCCTTTCGCGAAGGGATTCAGAGACACCGGCAACGGAAGACGAGAAAAGAG GAAAATACAACATTCATCACAGAAGTGTAAAGAGATGCGGATGACTGACATGAAACCTTCTTCTCTACAATATTCAGAGAATTCCAAATCTTCAG ATGCTcatgacagtgacagtgacaaaGAAGACAATGTTGAGGACACtgctggagaagaggagagcaaAACCTGCAAAGAAACTGACCCTGAGCCGAAGGTTTCCATTACAGAAAGGACAGTACAGAGTCCAGCtgggacacacagagaaacgGACCCCACAAAAAGTCACGTTGTCAATAAAATAACCAACGCAGCAGGTTGCTGCCAACCACAAGACTCAGAGAAGGAAAGATTACGCAAACTATGCAGCGGCTGTTTTTATCCACCGGAATTAAACAGACATCTCCGGGATCCGAGTATCAACAGGGTAAACACCTGGTACAGCTGTGCCAACATAGACGGAGCGGCGGCGCCCTGTGGACCGAGCCTGGCCTCACCTGTCCGGACTCCGGGGACACCAGGGTTTCCCATGAGCCTCCAGCAGCACGCACTGGTACAG GACCTGGTGAGTCTTTCACACTTTGGAGGCTTTCTGTTTTATCCCTACTCCAGCTTCCCCACAGCATCAGCCCAGTACCTCATCCCACCAGTGCGGTCCAGAGCGGACCTCGGAGCCTATCCGGGCATTCACAGCCAGGACTACTTCACCTCTCCCATGATACCTTCACCTGTTCCTCCTGTGGGTGATGCTGCCGGTGGCTTCAAATATCTCATCCCGGATTGGCTGACGCTGCctaaaacagagcagaagtCGTCAGTGGATGAAGCTGAAACTGCAGTCACGCCGAGTCTCAAACAGGCTGAACACTAA
- the LOC137191463 gene encoding T-box transcription factor TBX3-like isoform X2: protein MRSFSEQCVPGKLPQVFPTRARDAALQGTILSGPSLFPAIPLSSRGSSDPSMDASGDPMIHTSPPEQILRRPPDFREGGETAEDEPKVHLEASDLWRQFHKCGTEMVITKSGRRMFPPLKARCTGMDRKAKYILLMDIVAADDCRYKFHNSRWMVAGKADPEMPKRMYIHPDSPATGEQWMSKVVNFHKLKLTNNISDKHGFTILNSMHKYQPRFHIVKANDILKLPYSTFRTYVFSETEFIAVTAYQNDKITQLKIDNNPFAKGFRDTGNGRREKRKIQHSSQKCKEMRMTDMKPSSLQYSENSKSSDAHDSDSDKEDNVEDTAGEEESKTCKETDPEPKVSITERTVQSPAGTHRETDPTKSHVVNKITNAAGCCQPQDSEKERLRKLCSGCFYPPELNRHLRDPSINRVNTWYSCANIDGAAAPCGPSLASPVRTPGTPGFPMSLQQHALDLVSLSHFGGFLFYPYSSFPTASAQYLIPPVRSRADLGAYPGIHSQDYFTSPMIPSPVPPVGDAAGGFKYLIPDWLTLPKTEQKSSVDEAETAVTPSLKQAEH from the exons ATGCGCAGCTTCTCGGAGCAGTGCGTCCCAGGCAAGTTACCGCAAGTTTTTCCTACAAGAGCCCGAGATGCGGCCCTTCAAGGGACTATCCTGTCTGGACCCTCGCTGTTCCCAGCCATCCCGTTATCCTCCCGGGGATCATCGGATCCCAGTATGGATGCCAGCGGGGACCCAATGATTCACACGTCGCCACCGGAGCAGATTTTGCGCAGGCCTCCCGACTTTCGTGAGGGAGGGGAGACGGCAGAGGATGAGCCGAAAGTGCATTTGGAAGCCAGCGACCTTTGGAGACAGTTCCACAAATGCGGCACTGAAATGGTCATTACAAAATCTGGGAG GCGCATGTTTCCGCCACTCAAGGCCAGGTGCACCGGGATGGACAGAAAAGCCAAATATATTCTTCTGATGGACATCGTGGCGGCTGATGACTGCAGGTACAAGTTTCATAACTCCCGCTGGATGGTGGCGGGGAAGGCGGACCCGGAGATGCCCAAACGCATGTACATCCACCCGGACAGTCCGGCCACAGGCGAGCAGTGGATGTCCAAAGTGGTCAACTTCCACAAACTGAAGCTGACCAACAACATATCGGACAAGCATGGATTT ACAATCCTCAACTCGATGCACAAATATCAACCGAGATTTCATATCGTGAAGGCAAACGACATCCTGAAACTGCCTTACAGCACCTTCAGGACATACGTCTTCTCTGAGACAGAGTTCATCGCAGTAACAGCTTATCAGAATGATAAA ATCACACAGTTGAAAATCGACAACAATCCTTTCGCGAAGGGATTCAGAGACACCGGCAACGGAAGACGAGAAAAGAG GAAAATACAACATTCATCACAGAAGTGTAAAGAGATGCGGATGACTGACATGAAACCTTCTTCTCTACAATATTCAGAGAATTCCAAATCTTCAG ATGCTcatgacagtgacagtgacaaaGAAGACAATGTTGAGGACACtgctggagaagaggagagcaaAACCTGCAAAGAAACTGACCCTGAGCCGAAGGTTTCCATTACAGAAAGGACAGTACAGAGTCCAGCtgggacacacagagaaacgGACCCCACAAAAAGTCACGTTGTCAATAAAATAACCAACGCAGCAGGTTGCTGCCAACCACAAGACTCAGAGAAGGAAAGATTACGCAAACTATGCAGCGGCTGTTTTTATCCACCGGAATTAAACAGACATCTCCGGGATCCGAGTATCAACAGGGTAAACACCTGGTACAGCTGTGCCAACATAGACGGAGCGGCGGCGCCCTGTGGACCGAGCCTGGCCTCACCTGTCCGGACTCCGGGGACACCAGGGTTTCCCATGAGCCTCCAGCAGCACGCACTG GACCTGGTGAGTCTTTCACACTTTGGAGGCTTTCTGTTTTATCCCTACTCCAGCTTCCCCACAGCATCAGCCCAGTACCTCATCCCACCAGTGCGGTCCAGAGCGGACCTCGGAGCCTATCCGGGCATTCACAGCCAGGACTACTTCACCTCTCCCATGATACCTTCACCTGTTCCTCCTGTGGGTGATGCTGCCGGTGGCTTCAAATATCTCATCCCGGATTGGCTGACGCTGCctaaaacagagcagaagtCGTCAGTGGATGAAGCTGAAACTGCAGTCACGCCGAGTCTCAAACAGGCTGAACACTAA
- the tm2d2 gene encoding TM2 domain-containing protein 2, which produces MISVSYILLCGQLLLLLTVILLQCLEGIHSQNSTTAETPATVPGEGATTLPTTKQPPGVVKDDISAESANNTEAYEYRPPSPVVLCSYLPEEFIYCQDPVDHAGNYSAYQEMGHGCVVWGGQTEREVNHTEVMCTALDDIECAGPRDFLRGDVPCIKYTGHYFITTLLYSFFLGCFGVDRFCLGHTGTAVGKLLTLGGLGIWWFVDLILLITGGLMPSDNSNWCTYY; this is translated from the exons ATGATTTCAGTGAGCTATATTCTGTTGTGCGGGCAGCTTCTCCTGCTACTGACGGTGATACTGTTACAATGTCTGGAAGGAATTCACTCCCAGAACTCGACGACAGCGGAGACACCCGCCACTGTCCCCGGTGAGGGAGCCACAACGCTCCCGACCACCAAGCAGCCGCCCGGAGTCGTGAAAGATGACATATCGGCGGAGAGTGCGAATAATACAGAGGCCTACGAGTACAGACCCCCATCACCCGTCGTCCTCTGCAGCTATCT ACCGGAGGAGTTCATCTACTGTCAAGACCCTGTAGATCATGCAGGCAACTACAGCGCCTATCAGGAGATGGGCCATGGTTGTGTTGTG TGGGGTGGCCAGACTGAGAGGGAGGTGAACCACACAGAAGTTATGTGCACTGCACTGGATGATATCGAGTGTGCCGGGCCCAGAGACTTCCTCAGAGGGGACGTACCCTGCATCAA gtaCACCGGACACTATTTCATCACCACTCTGCTGTACTCCTTCTTCCTGGGTTGTTTCGGGGTTGATCGTTTCTGCCTGGGCCACACCGGCACCGCTGTGGGGAAGCTGCTCACCCTGGGAGGACTGGGAATCTGGTGGTTCGTGGACTTGATCCTGCTCATCACTGGCGGCCTGATGCCCAGCGATAACAGCAACTGGTGCACTTATTACTGA